Proteins from a single region of Hymenobacter aquaticus:
- a CDS encoding putative DNA modification/repair radical SAM protein: MNERIQEKLSILADAAKYDVSCSSSGGKRKNENKGLGNAEGMGICHSFTEDGRCVSLLKILLTNYCIFDCAYCVSRRSNDVKRAAFTVDEVVDLTMNFYRRNYIEGLFLSSGIFKDSDYTMERLVRIIKKLRTEHKFNGYIHVKTIPGASPELIAEAGLYADRLSVNIELPSELSLTTLAPEKNYEEILTPMGQIRDGITQNKEEKALFKKVPSFAAAGQSTQLIVGASAENDHQIIKLTDSLYKGYGLKRVYYSGYIPITDDLRLPQVTQPPVIREHRLYQTDWLMRFYGFEADEILDPEHPFLDLEIDPKLAWALRNRHVFPIDINTADYEMILRIPGVGARSAKRIVAARRFSPLSLDHLHKFGVVLKRAKYFITCKGQALETRDYDEQTIRRQILFGAGSVRSALVTQQLDLFAQAG; the protein is encoded by the coding sequence ATGAACGAGCGGATTCAGGAAAAGCTAAGTATTTTGGCAGATGCCGCGAAGTATGACGTGTCGTGCTCCAGCAGCGGCGGCAAGCGTAAAAATGAGAACAAGGGCCTGGGCAACGCCGAGGGAATGGGCATTTGCCACTCCTTCACCGAGGACGGCCGCTGCGTGTCGCTGCTCAAGATCCTGCTGACCAACTACTGCATCTTCGACTGCGCCTACTGCGTCTCGCGCCGCTCCAACGACGTGAAGCGCGCCGCCTTCACCGTGGATGAAGTCGTGGATCTGACCATGAACTTCTACCGCCGCAACTACATCGAGGGGCTGTTTCTGAGCTCGGGCATCTTCAAGGATTCCGACTACACGATGGAGCGGCTGGTGCGCATCATCAAAAAGCTGCGCACCGAGCACAAGTTCAACGGCTACATCCACGTCAAAACCATTCCCGGCGCCTCGCCCGAGCTCATTGCCGAAGCTGGCCTCTACGCCGACCGCCTCAGCGTGAACATCGAGCTGCCCTCGGAGCTGAGCCTGACCACCCTGGCCCCGGAGAAAAACTACGAGGAAATCCTGACCCCGATGGGCCAGATCCGGGACGGTATTACCCAGAACAAGGAGGAAAAGGCCCTGTTCAAGAAGGTGCCCAGCTTCGCCGCCGCCGGCCAGAGCACCCAGCTCATCGTGGGGGCCTCGGCCGAGAATGACCACCAGATCATCAAGCTCACCGACTCGCTCTACAAAGGCTACGGCCTGAAGCGCGTGTACTACTCGGGCTACATTCCCATCACCGACGACCTGCGCCTGCCCCAGGTGACGCAGCCCCCCGTGATTCGGGAGCACCGCCTCTACCAGACCGACTGGCTGATGCGCTTCTACGGCTTCGAGGCCGATGAAATCCTGGACCCCGAGCACCCGTTCCTGGACCTGGAAATTGACCCCAAGCTGGCCTGGGCCCTGCGCAACCGCCACGTATTCCCGATTGACATCAACACGGCCGACTACGAGATGATCCTGCGCATTCCCGGGGTGGGGGCGCGCTCGGCCAAGCGCATCGTGGCCGCCCGCCGCTTTTCGCCGCTCAGCCTCGACCATCTGCACAAGTTCGGGGTGGTGCTCAAGCGGGCCAAATACTTTATTACCTGCAAGGGCCAGGCCCTGGAAACCCGCGACTACGACGAGCAGACCATCCGCCGCCAGATTCTGTTTGGGGCCGGCTCGGTGCGCTCGGCCCTGGTCACGCAGCAGCTCGATTTGTTTGCCCAGGCCGGCTGA
- a CDS encoding BamA/TamA family outer membrane protein, which yields MTPPVWLVRVLPSRLFWLLALLWLAGPAWAQQPTPPVVTDSMRTQPETRRDSLRRRFDQERVLTGLKAYTKRKTIAGKAASAIFNFTERQEDRMGIDVELLDRQFDQHSYKIVRRIDIRALDAFGYSVSDPTRKPRNVLERTGNSLHITTSRARVRQLLLFRVGEELAPQALTESERLLRQTPELLDARVFVDEETTTQDSVDIRIITKDVFSIGANYQLRDVGAGVVEADDINFLGQGHQVRNRFEYGRTEPQSWSYEGSYVVPFRNFINGQVRYRNEFQYEEKAISFSRDFYSLNTRYAGAASLRIARQGVPYIVPDQPTVYLASNYSVKDAWLGRSFRLRSYDLGYENPGRLIVSGRMINTAYTARPNPDYLNSSLMLGTVGYSVRRYYKDKYLFGFGRTEDIPTGSILSFTAGYDMNTRANRNYYGVRAATGNFSVRNGYLYLSGEFGSFIRRHDKDWQQGLLSTEVLYFTRLYHTGNWQWRHFFWNRSALGFNRLPGEQGLLIGGNRGLRGFESDMRGGSRFVMNYETTVFTPVSFLGFRVAGVAFVDAAWLATQPGQELPFRNTPYTGFGLGLRLRNEYIAVRTVQLLLGYYPRGQTNPNGFRIFENARPYYDFSDFNFAQPNTVRYE from the coding sequence ATGACTCCTCCTGTTTGGCTTGTTCGGGTGTTGCCCAGCCGTTTGTTCTGGCTGCTGGCGTTGCTGTGGCTGGCCGGGCCGGCGTGGGCCCAGCAGCCCACCCCGCCGGTCGTCACGGACTCGATGCGCACCCAGCCCGAAACCCGGCGCGACTCGCTGCGCCGCCGCTTCGACCAGGAGCGGGTGCTCACGGGCCTGAAGGCCTATACCAAGCGCAAAACCATTGCCGGCAAAGCCGCCTCGGCCATTTTCAACTTCACCGAGCGCCAGGAAGACCGCATGGGCATCGACGTGGAGCTGCTCGACCGGCAGTTCGACCAGCACAGCTACAAAATCGTGCGCCGCATTGATATCCGGGCCCTCGATGCCTTTGGCTACAGCGTCTCGGACCCCACGCGCAAGCCGCGCAACGTGCTGGAGCGCACCGGCAACAGCCTGCACATTACCACCTCCCGGGCCCGGGTGCGGCAGCTACTGCTGTTTCGGGTGGGCGAAGAGCTGGCCCCGCAGGCCCTGACCGAATCGGAGCGCCTGTTGCGCCAAACCCCCGAGCTGCTCGACGCCCGCGTGTTCGTGGACGAGGAAACGACTACCCAGGACAGCGTCGACATCCGCATCATCACCAAGGACGTGTTCAGCATCGGGGCCAACTACCAGCTGCGCGACGTGGGCGCGGGCGTGGTCGAGGCCGACGACATCAACTTCCTGGGCCAGGGCCACCAGGTGCGCAACCGCTTCGAGTACGGCCGCACCGAGCCGCAGTCGTGGAGCTACGAGGGCAGCTACGTGGTGCCGTTCCGCAACTTCATCAACGGGCAGGTGCGCTACCGCAACGAGTTTCAGTACGAGGAAAAGGCCATCAGCTTCTCCCGCGACTTTTACTCGCTCAACACCCGCTACGCCGGGGCCGCCTCGCTGCGCATTGCCCGCCAGGGCGTGCCCTACATCGTGCCCGATCAGCCCACGGTGTACCTGGCCTCCAACTACAGCGTGAAGGATGCCTGGCTGGGCCGCTCGTTCCGGCTGCGCAGCTACGATCTGGGCTACGAAAACCCCGGCCGCCTGATTGTGTCGGGCCGCATGATTAACACCGCCTACACCGCCCGGCCCAACCCCGACTACCTGAACTCCTCGCTGATGCTGGGCACGGTGGGCTACAGCGTGCGGCGCTACTATAAGGACAAGTACCTGTTTGGCTTCGGCCGCACCGAGGACATTCCGACGGGCTCCATCCTGAGCTTCACGGCCGGCTACGACATGAATACCCGGGCCAACCGCAACTACTACGGCGTGCGGGCCGCCACCGGCAACTTCAGCGTGCGCAACGGCTACCTGTACCTAAGCGGGGAGTTCGGCAGCTTCATCCGGCGGCACGACAAAGACTGGCAGCAGGGCCTGCTGAGCACCGAGGTGCTGTATTTCACCCGCCTCTACCACACCGGCAACTGGCAGTGGCGGCACTTCTTCTGGAACCGCTCGGCCCTGGGCTTCAACCGCCTGCCCGGCGAGCAGGGCCTGCTCATTGGGGGCAACCGGGGCCTGCGCGGCTTCGAGTCCGACATGCGCGGGGGCAGCCGCTTCGTGATGAACTACGAAACCACCGTGTTTACGCCCGTCTCGTTTCTGGGCTTCCGCGTGGCCGGCGTGGCCTTCGTGGATGCGGCCTGGCTGGCCACCCAGCCCGGCCAGGAGCTGCCCTTCCGCAACACGCCCTACACCGGCTTCGGCCTGGGCCTGCGCCTGCGCAACGAATACATTGCCGTGCGCACCGTGCAGCTGCTGCTGGGCTACTACCCCCGGGGCCAAACCAACCCCAACGGCTTCCGCATCTTCGAAAACGCCCGCCCCTACTACGATTTCAGCGACTTCAACTTCGCCCAGCCCAACACCGTGCGCTACGAGTAG
- a CDS encoding lysozyme has protein sequence MTNNLTIDDAGRAFITHEEGEVLHEYKCAAGVDTIGVGHTQGVFDGEVITESQSQAFLSADLSHFEAAVNRMVTVPLNQHQFNALVSFAFNLGEGALQKSSLLKLINANVKDPAELTAHFTMWDNVNGKPNASILARRNREAALFLSN, from the coding sequence ATGACAAACAACCTAACCATCGACGACGCCGGGCGGGCTTTCATCACGCATGAAGAAGGCGAAGTACTACACGAATACAAGTGCGCAGCGGGCGTGGACACCATCGGCGTGGGCCATACCCAGGGCGTCTTCGACGGAGAGGTAATCACGGAAAGCCAGAGCCAGGCATTCCTGAGTGCAGACCTGTCCCATTTCGAAGCCGCCGTCAACCGGATGGTCACGGTGCCGCTCAATCAGCATCAGTTCAACGCGCTGGTGTCTTTTGCCTTCAACCTCGGCGAAGGAGCCCTGCAAAAGTCTTCGCTTCTGAAGCTGATTAACGCCAACGTAAAAGACCCCGCAGAGCTAACTGCCCACTTCACCATGTGGGACAATGTAAACGGCAAGCCGAACGCCAGCATTTTGGCGCGCAGAAACCGCGAAGCTGCTCTATTCTTATCCAACTGA
- a CDS encoding NAD(P)H-binding protein: MKLHKTALIAGASGLIGSQLLPLLLASDRYAKVIAVGRRPLPIVHPKLEQRVLDLDQLEQHRMALIADDVFCCLGTTMRQAGSKEAFYKVDYLYVVKLAALTATNFAAQFMVVSAMGADARSRIYYNHVKGEMEDAVRQTQFRAIHIFRPSLLLGERGEKRAGEQLGAVLLRVLNPLLVGPLRKYRAVPAAAVARAMLRAAEDDGGGILVHLSDEIAAGRVPAR; this comes from the coding sequence ATGAAACTTCACAAAACCGCTCTGATTGCCGGGGCCAGCGGCCTGATCGGCAGCCAGCTGCTGCCCCTGCTGCTCGCCTCCGACCGCTACGCCAAGGTTATTGCCGTGGGCCGGCGGCCCCTGCCCATCGTGCACCCCAAGCTGGAGCAACGCGTGCTCGATCTGGACCAGCTGGAGCAGCACCGCATGGCCCTCATTGCCGACGACGTGTTCTGCTGCCTGGGCACCACCATGCGGCAGGCCGGCTCGAAGGAGGCCTTCTACAAAGTGGATTATTTGTATGTAGTAAAGCTAGCGGCCCTGACGGCCACCAACTTCGCGGCCCAGTTCATGGTGGTGTCGGCAATGGGCGCCGATGCCCGCTCCCGCATCTACTACAACCACGTAAAAGGCGAAATGGAAGACGCCGTCCGCCAAACCCAGTTCCGGGCCATTCACATCTTCCGCCCCTCCCTGCTGCTGGGTGAGCGGGGCGAAAAGCGCGCCGGCGAGCAGCTAGGCGCGGTTTTGCTGCGCGTGCTGAACCCCTTGCTGGTCGGGCCGCTGCGCAAGTACCGGGCCGTGCCGGCCGCTGCCGTGGCCCGGGCCATGCTGCGGGCCGCCGAAGATGACGGGGGCGGGATTTTAGTGCACTTATCCGATGAAATAGCCGCCGGGCGGGTGCCGGCGCGCTAA
- a CDS encoding DUF4249 domain-containing protein: protein MYISSRPVRAALLLLSLGLGACETTLDLPEPKHTPRIALQFELSNYDFDFQPPNSNDELARLRRLYVSNSQRVFDLNELKGRRDATVVITDDKGAVVESFEALQSTSPYYDSEQGYYRQTKRLKGEPGRTYTLRASLPGFETVESTLTMPKAAVIESATFTKNQSKSSPNDVRGKLSVTVADDPGAANYYVAFARVVDKDYKLTTGWAEVQVDQDNNGDIVTPEVGQFQLSSLSAISGGGYGTYGFYPYADTNVNGKRFSLNADVRYYPGGCSYSGVCNEAAYMEVFVSSLTREAYNFHLSRQRYNNTDGNPFAEPAPLASNIPNGYGLFGGVTDAVYRIKLQ, encoded by the coding sequence GGACCTGCCCGAGCCCAAGCACACGCCCCGCATTGCCCTGCAGTTTGAGCTGTCGAACTACGACTTCGACTTTCAGCCCCCGAACTCGAACGACGAGCTGGCCCGCCTGCGCCGCCTCTACGTGAGCAACAGCCAGCGCGTATTCGACCTGAACGAGCTCAAAGGCCGCCGCGACGCCACGGTCGTCATCACGGACGATAAGGGGGCCGTGGTGGAATCCTTCGAGGCGCTGCAGTCTACCTCGCCGTACTACGACAGCGAGCAGGGCTACTACCGGCAAACCAAGCGGCTGAAGGGCGAGCCGGGCCGCACCTACACGCTGCGCGCCTCGCTGCCGGGCTTCGAAACGGTGGAAAGCACCCTGACCATGCCCAAGGCCGCCGTCATCGAAAGCGCGACCTTCACCAAAAACCAAAGCAAGAGCAGCCCGAATGACGTGCGCGGCAAGCTCTCGGTGACCGTGGCCGACGACCCCGGCGCGGCCAACTACTACGTGGCCTTTGCCCGCGTCGTCGATAAGGACTATAAGCTCACCACGGGCTGGGCGGAGGTGCAGGTCGACCAGGACAACAACGGCGACATCGTGACCCCCGAAGTCGGTCAGTTCCAGCTTTCCAGCCTGTCGGCCATCAGCGGCGGCGGCTACGGCACCTACGGGTTTTATCCGTACGCCGACACCAACGTGAACGGGAAGCGCTTCTCGCTCAATGCCGACGTGCGCTACTATCCCGGGGGCTGCTCGTACTCGGGCGTTTGCAATGAGGCCGCGTATATGGAGGTATTTGTCAGCAGCCTCACGCGCGAGGCCTACAACTTTCACCTCTCGCGCCAGCGCTACAACAACACCGACGGCAACCCCTTCGCCGAGCCCGCGCCGCTGGCGTCCAACATTCCCAACGGCTACGGCCTGTTCGGCGGCGTCACCGACGCGGTGTACCGCATTAAGCTCCAATAA
- a CDS encoding CvfB family protein: MLALGDFNELEVARAVDFGLYLTSDDGDLLIPGKYVPEGTQIGDVLRVFVYRDSEDRLIATTLEPLVRVNQFAALTVRDVSGAGAFLDWGLEKDLLLPYSNQWRNLRPGQRVTVYVYLDETTDRIVATAKWDRFLSEEPFPGQPGDAVQLLIAAETDLGYSAIVNGTHQGLLYYNEVFKPLRLGDTPTGYVRQIRPDGKLDLSLQKLGYDEALDAAETLLAALRKGGGTLPLSDKSEPDDIYRRLGMSKKVFKKALGSLYKRGLVQLLPEQTRLVEGK; encoded by the coding sequence ATGCTTGCGCTAGGCGATTTTAACGAACTGGAAGTGGCCCGCGCGGTCGATTTTGGCCTGTATCTGACCTCCGACGACGGCGACCTGCTAATTCCGGGCAAGTACGTGCCCGAGGGTACCCAAATCGGCGACGTGCTGCGCGTGTTCGTCTACCGCGACTCGGAAGACCGCCTGATTGCCACCACCCTGGAGCCCCTGGTGCGCGTGAATCAGTTTGCGGCCCTCACCGTGCGCGACGTCAGCGGCGCGGGCGCCTTCCTGGACTGGGGCCTGGAAAAAGATCTGCTGCTGCCCTACAGCAACCAGTGGCGCAACCTGCGGCCCGGCCAGCGCGTGACGGTGTACGTGTACCTGGACGAAACCACGGACCGCATCGTGGCCACCGCCAAGTGGGACCGGTTTCTGAGTGAGGAGCCCTTCCCCGGCCAGCCCGGCGACGCGGTGCAGCTGCTCATCGCGGCCGAAACCGACCTGGGCTACTCGGCCATCGTGAACGGCACCCACCAGGGCCTGCTCTACTACAATGAGGTGTTCAAGCCCCTGCGCCTCGGCGACACGCCCACGGGCTACGTGCGCCAGATCCGGCCCGACGGCAAGCTCGATCTGAGCCTGCAGAAGCTGGGCTACGACGAGGCCCTCGACGCGGCCGAAACCCTGCTGGCGGCCCTGCGCAAGGGCGGCGGCACGCTGCCGCTCTCCGATAAAAGTGAGCCCGACGACATTTACCGCCGCCTGGGAATGAGCAAGAAAGTGTTCAAGAAAGCCCTGGGCTCGTTGTATAAGCGCGGCCTCGTACAACTGTTGCCCGAGCAGACGCGTCTGGTAGAGGGAAAGTAA
- a CDS encoding alpha/beta fold hydrolase codes for MLAVKRRVHYDLEHQYVDTNGIRLHVVQCGPTDGPLVILLHGFPEFWYAWHRQLHPLAAAGYRVWAPDQRGYNLSDKPHRVADYRLDTLARDVLGLLDAAGQRQAFVVGHDWGAAVAWHLATHYPERVRKLAVLNVPHPSVMFRTLRRSAEQLRKSWYIFFFQLPWLPEWLVRRNNWAAGRQALAGTSRRGTFSTADLAEYVAAWRQPGAMRSMINWYRAAVRTPGQLPAVGRVTVPTQIIWGVKDAFLKRDMAEQSLLLCDQAQLTYLPASHWVQHEEADAVTALLLRTFAV; via the coding sequence ATGCTAGCAGTAAAGCGAAGGGTGCATTACGACCTCGAACACCAGTACGTCGACACCAACGGCATCCGGCTGCACGTGGTGCAGTGCGGCCCCACCGATGGGCCGCTGGTAATCCTGCTGCACGGGTTTCCGGAGTTCTGGTACGCCTGGCACCGGCAGCTGCACCCGCTGGCGGCGGCCGGCTACCGGGTGTGGGCCCCCGACCAGCGGGGCTACAACCTGAGCGACAAGCCCCACCGCGTGGCCGACTACCGCCTCGACACGCTGGCCCGCGACGTGCTGGGCTTGCTCGACGCGGCCGGGCAGCGGCAGGCCTTCGTCGTGGGCCACGACTGGGGCGCGGCCGTGGCCTGGCACCTGGCGACTCACTACCCCGAGCGGGTGCGGAAGCTGGCGGTGCTGAACGTGCCGCACCCCAGCGTCATGTTCCGGACGCTGCGCCGTAGCGCCGAGCAGCTGCGCAAAAGCTGGTACATCTTCTTTTTTCAACTGCCCTGGCTGCCCGAGTGGCTGGTGCGGCGCAACAACTGGGCGGCGGGCCGGCAGGCCCTGGCGGGAACCAGCCGGCGGGGCACCTTCAGCACCGCCGACCTGGCCGAGTACGTAGCCGCCTGGCGGCAGCCCGGGGCCATGCGCAGCATGATCAACTGGTACCGGGCGGCGGTGCGCACACCCGGCCAGCTGCCGGCCGTGGGCCGCGTGACGGTGCCGACGCAGATTATCTGGGGCGTGAAAGATGCGTTTCTGAAGCGTGACATGGCCGAGCAAAGCCTGCTGCTCTGCGACCAGGCCCAGCTAACGT